The DNA window TGTCATTTTCTTCGCTCATTCGTCCACGATAGTGGACGGAGGGGGAGGGGGCAATGGGCCTCTCTTCCCCGATCGTCTGTTCGTCCCAGAGCCTGACTCGAAATTCGCTGGGGTGCGGCAGATAGCGACGGCTTCGAGAACCGGAGCGGAGCGAACTCCCTGTTCGTGAGCACCGGAAGCGCAGAAGACTAAGCTAGATGCCCGCCCCAGTAGAATTTCGCGGCAGGCTCTCAGGCGCGGGCCGTCGATTCCCGAATGATCAGTTTCAAGGGCGGCAGCGCGATGGACGGCGTCCGGTTCTCGATAAGGTCGAGAATGCCGCGCGCGGCGAGCTGGCCCATCTCGAACAGCGGCACATGCACGGTGGTCAGGGGCGGCACCAGATAGCGGCCGGCCCGCGTGTCGTCGAAACCGACCAGGGAGACGTCGTCCGGCACGCGAATGCCCCGCCGGTGCAGGGCGAGCAGGGCACCGCTCGCCGACTGGTCGTTGGCCGCGAAAATCGCGCTGAAGGCCGCGCCGCGTTCGAACAGCTGCGCCACCGCCGCCACCCCGCTCAGCTCTATGTAGTCGCCTTCGACCACCAGGCGAGGGTCAAAGCCGATGCCGGCTTCCACCAGCGCCTGCCGGTAGCCGGAAAGACGGCGGATCGCGCTGTCGCGCTGGATTGGGCCGGTGATGTGGGCGATGTGGCGGTGCCCCTGCTCGATCAGGTGGCGGGTTGCCAGATAGCCGCCGCGCTCGTTGTCGATGGTCATGCCCAGGGCGTTGGGCTCGTTGGGAACCTGACCGAAGGTGAGGATCGGCACCTGGTGGGCAAACGTGGCAACGTTCTCAAGCGGTGTCGACGAGGACAGGATGATGATTCCGTCGACCCGTCGCGACAGCAGAAGGCGGATGCTGTCCATCTCCTCGCTCTTGTCGAAATGGCTGACGACGATCAGCGCGGCGTAGCCACACTCGGACAGTTCCTTGTCGATTCCATACAGCGTGTCGCTGAACGAGTTGCCGACCATCAGCGGCGTGACAACGCCGATGGTCATCGAGCGTCCGCGCTTCAGTCCCTGGGCCAAGGCATTCGGCGTGAAGTTGAGCTGTTCGATCGCTCTTTCCACGGCCTGTTTCTTTTCCTCGGAAACCCGGCCTTTCTTGCTGACGACGCGAGAAACGGTGCTGGTCGACACGCCCGCGAGATCGGCGACTTGCGAGAGCGTCGTCTGTCCTGTCGGCGCCGGTCTGCTGTCACTCATAAGCCCAACAACTCCTTGGCGGGGCGTCGTCCGCCGGCTGGTTTTTCTGGCCCGCGCCGTCCGCCGCCGCCGGGAAGCGGTGGCGGCCTGAATTGGACGCCAACACTATACCCTTGCCGGGGAAAAACGAAGAATGGCTGATGCATCGCGGTCGCGATACCTCTCTGGTGCTCGGGGTCATCACCTACCCGGCCGTCCTGAGTGTGACAATTCTTGACAACGTTCTCAAGCGTAAATATCTTGCCTTTCAAGAGGGGGTCTTGCAGGGGAATCTTTAAAAAGTATCGTTTATCAATACGATAAAAGAATCATCCGGAGATAACTTCTGGTTTGTATCTCGTCGTTTCGTGGCGCCAATGAGGCGATCAGTTTGACAGCGTTATCACGTCTGAAGCTGATCCGGCTGCGATCTGAGGGAGCAACAGAGGACATAAACACGCACTCATCTGCCGATGGGTGCGCGGACGTCGCTTGCATTCGGGGGGAGTGACGCCTGGAGGAACCGTGCCCCCTTGCGGTGCGAGTAAACCAATGGACAATCGTCAGCTTGCAGAACAGATACTTGCCGGGGTCGGAGGCAGTCAGAACGTCGCTTCTCTCGTCCACTGCGCAACCCGACTACGCTTCAACCTGAAAGACGGGGCCAAGGCCAATCGAGACGGGGTCAAGGCCACGGACGGCGTCCTGGCGCTTGTGGAGGCCGGCGGCCAGTTCCAGGTGGTCATCGGCAACACGGTGGGCAAGGTCTACGAGGAAGTCGAAAAGCTCATGCAGGCCGAGGCGCCGGTTGCCAACGCGTCCGCTTTGGGCGCCGAGGCGGCTTCGTCCAAGCCGGCGAAAAAGCCCAAGGGCGCGTTCGTCGATATCGTCTCCGCCATCTTCGCGCCGTTTCTCGGCATCCTTGGCGCCTCGGGTATCCTGAAGGGCCTGTTGGCGCTGCTGCTCATTCTTGGCTACATCCAGGACACGACGGCGACCTATCAGATCCTCTACGCCGCCGCCGATGCGATCTTCTACTTCTTCCCGGTGGTGATCGGTTACACCAGCGCCAAGAAGTTCGGCGGCAACATCTTCCTGGGGATGATGGTCGGCGCCGCGCTGATCTATCCGTCGATCATCGAGCTGGCCAAAACGGGCGGCAGTCCGACCTTCCTCGGCTTGCCCCTGGTTCTGATCAACTATTCCGGCTCGGTCATCCCGATCATTCTCGCCACCTTCGTGCTGTCCAAGTTCGAAGTCGTGCTCGATCGGATCTTCCCGAGCGCGGTGCGCAACTTCCTGACGCCCTTCGTCTGCCTCGTTGTGGTGGTGCCGGCGACCTTCCTGGTCATCGGGCCCGCCGCCACGTCCATCGGCTCGGCGCTGGCGTCGGCCTATCTGGCGATCTATGGGGCGAGCTCCATTCTTGCCGGCGCCGTCATGGGCGCTTGCTGGCA is part of the Pleomorphomonas sp. PLEO genome and encodes:
- a CDS encoding LacI family DNA-binding transcriptional regulator; amino-acid sequence: MSDSRPAPTGQTTLSQVADLAGVSTSTVSRVVSKKGRVSEEKKQAVERAIEQLNFTPNALAQGLKRGRSMTIGVVTPLMVGNSFSDTLYGIDKELSECGYAALIVVSHFDKSEEMDSIRLLLSRRVDGIIILSSSTPLENVATFAHQVPILTFGQVPNEPNALGMTIDNERGGYLATRHLIEQGHRHIAHITGPIQRDSAIRRLSGYRQALVEAGIGFDPRLVVEGDYIELSGVAAVAQLFERGAAFSAIFAANDQSASGALLALHRRGIRVPDDVSLVGFDDTRAGRYLVPPLTTVHVPLFEMGQLAARGILDLIENRTPSIALPPLKLIIRESTARA
- a CDS encoding PTS transporter subunit EIIC, translated to MDNRQLAEQILAGVGGSQNVASLVHCATRLRFNLKDGAKANRDGVKATDGVLALVEAGGQFQVVIGNTVGKVYEEVEKLMQAEAPVANASALGAEAASSKPAKKPKGAFVDIVSAIFAPFLGILGASGILKGLLALLLILGYIQDTTATYQILYAAADAIFYFFPVVIGYTSAKKFGGNIFLGMMVGAALIYPSIIELAKTGGSPTFLGLPLVLINYSGSVIPIILATFVLSKFEVVLDRIFPSAVRNFLTPFVCLVVVVPATFLVIGPAATSIGSALASAYLAIYGASSILAGAVMGACWQVFVIFGLHWGFVPIIFNNLGAFHQDTLLPLLMPAVLGQVGATAGVFMRTRDVKLKAMAGSAFAAGVFGITEPAIYGVTLARKMPFICGCVGGAIGSAIVGASHTVAFSFLLPSVVSFISFIPTTGIDGSVIGAAIGALVSFSIASIGTYLFGLPADER